GCCAGGCCCCAGGTGTTGGGCATGAGCATCGCCAGCACCTCGGGATGGCCCGGGGTGGTTTCATGGACGACGATCTTGTAGCAAGCCACAGGAATGGCGATGTTCAGGCCGGGGGTCACGCGGGAGTGCCACCAGGTCGGCGCCGATGGGAACACCGAGCCGGTGTAGACCCAGATGCGGCCCTTGAAGGAGGTCAGACCGTCGGTGTCGCCGCCCTGGGTGCCGCCGATGGCATCCTCCAGTTTCTGCCAGGTCTGCTGGTTGAACTGGGAGATCTGGGGCACCAGGTTGCTCATGATGGTGGCGTCGTCGCCTGCCACGGGTGTGTAGCGGTACGACACGTCGGCCCGGGGCACCTGGTGGCCGCGGTCGTAGCTGTCCGGGTAGCTGGCGCCACCGGTGTAGATGCCCGTGTAGTCGTCCTTGCCCACCTGCGGCGCGGCGAGTCGCGGATCGGCTTTGTAGTCCGCCGTGGAATTCGCATAGGGAAGGTGGACGGGGAAGTTCACGTAGGCCGTCCACACGGGGTTCTTCAGGCTTTCGTCATAGCCCAGACGGAAGGCGCCATTGGGGAAGTTCACCGCGTTGACGTGGAACGAAGGCAGCACGGTCAGGGGGCGGCTGGGCACCGGCACCGGATCACCCGCGTAGGTGGGGGAGGACACCGAGGCCACCGCGTTCACCGTGACGCTTTCGGTGCTGAGGTTGCCCTCGCTCACGGTGACGGAGTAGGCATCGGCGTTGGTGGCGAACTCTGTGGAAGCCACGGTGTAGGAGGCCGAGGTGGCGCCGTTCAGGATCGCGCCATCCTTCTTCCAGACGTAGGACAGGATGCCGCCATTGTTGGCTTTGGCGGAGACGGTGAAGGTCACCGGATCCGGCGGTAGCACGGTCTGGGTCTGGGGCTGCACCAGGATGGTGGGGGGGGTGTTCACCTTCAACAGCGCGGCCAGCGAGGTGCTCGAGACCGTCGTTCCATTCAAGGTGCTGGTCACCACGACATCGTAGGTGCCCGCGTCGGCACCCGCCGCACTGGCGAGGCCGAACGTGGCCTGGGTGGCACCGGGAATGGCCGCCAGGTCCTTGCGCCACTGGTAACTCAGAACCCCGCCCACGTCGGAGGTGGCGGCCACGCTGAAGGAGACAGGTGTGCCCTGATCCACCGTCTGGCTTTGGGGCTGAAGGGTGATCACCGGAGGCACGTTCACCCCCAGTGCAGCCGGTGCCGACTGGGTGGCGGTGAGCGTTCCGTTCAGTGTGTTGGTCACCAGGACGTCGTAGCTGCCAGCATCCGAGGCTTGCACGCTGGCGATGGCGTAGCTGCTGCCCGTGGCACCGGCCAGAGGGGCGCCACCTTTGCGCCATTGGTAGCCCAAGGATCCGCCGGGTTGCACGCTGGCCTTCACACTGAAGGTGGCGGCACTGCCCTGCACCAGATTCAGGCTGGCGGGCTGAGTGCTGATCACAGGTGGCAGGTTCACCTGAAGCAGGGTCGACTTGGATGATGTCGAAGTGATTGTCCCGTTCAGGGTGTTGGTCACCACCACGTCGTAGAGCCCTGCATCCGTCGCCGTGACAGCGGGCAGGTTGAGGTTGGCGAGCGTTGCACCTGTCAGCGCAACGCCGCCCTTCCGCCACTGGTAGCTGAGCGTGCCCGAACCGCTGGCCGTTACCGACAGCGAGGCGGGAGCGCCCAGGACCACGGTCTGCCCTTGGGGCTGGGCCTGAATCTGGGGCGGCAGGTTCACCGTGAGCACCGCGGGCGCGCTGACCACGTGACCGGTGATGTTGCTGACGGTGACGGTGTACGTGCCCGCACTGTGGGCGTGAACCTCATGAATGGTCAGCGTTGGCGAGTCCCAACCCACCCGATGCCCATTCTTCCGCCACTGGTAGCTGAGCCAAGAGGGCCTGCCCGTGGCCACCACTTTGAACGTCACCCGCTGCCCCAGGAGCGCTGTCTGGCTCGCAGGCTGCGTGAGGATGGTGAGGTGCGCGGGTTGATGGCGATCCTGTGGACCAAAGGAATCAGGCCCACGGGTTTCCTCCATCTGGGGAATCGCGGTGGCCGAGGCACTTGAAATCGGAGCACCAAGGACGAAGCTGCCCAACATGCCCAGGCAGACAAGGGTGTACACGAACCTTCTGGCCAGCATGGCCACCTCCTGGAAAAGAGCGATGAATTGCATGGGAAGATGATTCAACGATCATCTTCGTTACGAAAACCTTTTCTTCGTTAAGAGAAAGTAAAAAGGGAGCTTAGTGGCGAATTATAAACGAAATAATATTGCGAATTTCCGACGACAAAATCAGGGTTCCCAACGCACGACCAACCCATGATCGAATGATCTTTCTGCGGAGCCACCGATGCGCGTCCTCGCCCTGTCCGGCAGCCTCCGGGCCCAGTCCCTGAATGCCCGAGTGCTCCGCGAAGCGGCCCGGCTCGCCCCGGATGGCATGGATTTCAGCTTCTGGGAACGCCTGGATGACCTGCCCCATTTCAGTCCTGAGCGGGATGAGGATCCCTTGCCGCCAGCCGTGGCGGATCTGCGGGCCCGCGTCCGCGAGGCCGATGCGCTGCTGTTCTGCACTCCGGAGTACATCCACGCCATGCCAGCGGTGCTGAAAAACCTGCTGGAGTGGGTGGTGTCTTCTGGAGCCTGCGTGGGCAAGCCCACGGCCGCCTGGAGCGTGTCGCCCTCCCTCGAGGGCGGCGCCCGCGCCCAGGCCTCGCTGGTTCACACGCTGGAAGTCATGTCGGCGAAGGTCGTGCCAGAAGCCTCGCTCTGCCTCACCCTGGCCCACTCAGGGCTCGATGGGGATGGACACCTGCGGAAGCAGGAGCAGGCCACCCTGCTATGCAAGGCCTTGCGGGAACTTAGCTTCCATGCGTCCTGAGGTTCTGTTTCCGTCTTTTTTAATAACCATTTCACTTAACAATCAAAAATGAGCCATGATTCATGCGATTGAACTCGGTCTCGCCTTTGCGCACCATAACGTTCGTATATGCCACCATAAGTGAACCTCAAATGGAGTTGCACCCCGATCAAATGGGGTGCTAGGCTATCCCTTCCTTGGGAGGACCATGCGCTGTCTGTGTTGCTGCTGATGCTTCCGGAGCCGATCGGCTCCGTGGTAGGCCCCAGTCCATGCACACACGAAGGCGATCATGCTCCCGCACCTCACAATTCGTGTTCCCAGACGTGTATTTAATACCAACGCTGGAACACTGAACCCCACACGAATCCATTCCAGACAAGGCCTGGATGGGTTTCCTCTCGAATCAACCGAACCATCCTTCGGGCGAAACTGGGGCCAATCAGGCCATGGCCATGGCCTTCCAGAGGGCCGGGCTGGCCCTCTATAAACGCCTCGAACCATGCATTCAATTAATCAACCATTTTAGTTTGTTATTTGAAGGAATTATCCATGTTTCTCCCTCCCTCCAGCCGCAGCCGAATCGCCCTGCTGTTGACCGCTTCCACGGCCCTTTTCGCTTCCAGCGCTGGTGAAGGTGGGCTTGCCATCCATGTCCTGGATCCGGCAGGCAAGCCCGTGCCCGGCGCCCAGGTGGTCGTCGCCAGCCCCACCCAGATCGGCGGGGCCAAGCAGTTGCTGAGTGATGCCAGCGGTCGCGCCCGGTTTGTGCGCCTGAGTCCCGGCGATTTCCAGGTGGTGGTAAGCGCCCCAGGCCTGCAGACCATCACCCTGCCCCAGGTGCCAGTGAGGGTGGACCAGACCACCGCGGCCGACGTGGTACTGCGCGAGGTGGCGGGCGCCACCGTGCCGGTCACCGATGCCATCCGCCTGGTGGATGCCACCACGGTCACGGCCGGCACCCAATTCACCCAGGAAAACCTGGATGGCCTGCCGGTGGGACGCGATCAGCTCTCCACCATCGCCCTGGCGCCCGGCGTGCTGGCCCTGCCAAGCAACGTCACCGGCAGCACCGCCAACCCCGGTCTGCTCTTCGGCCTCAATCGCACCAGCGGCGGAAGCGCCTCCGGCGGCGCCAACGGTGCCCGAAACAACACCTACCTCATCGATGGCGTGGATGTGACCAACCCGGAAACCGGCACAGGGCGCACGCAATTGCCCCCAGAGCTCATTCAGGTGCAGGACATCAAGACCGGGGGCATCACAGCGGAATACTCCGCCAGGGCCGGCCTGTTCTCCAACGTCACCACCAAGAGCGGCGGCAATGCCTTTGCCGGTGGCCTGAGCTTTCAGGAACGTTCGCCATCTTTCCAGAGCAGCCCTGCGCCGGGCCGTCTGGATGTGGCCAAGCGCACCACCACCGATGTGAACGTCTGGGCCCTGGGGCCCATCCTCCAGGACAAGCTCTGGTACGTGGTGGATGCCCAGAAGGTGAAGGACACCGTGGAAGTCCATCCACCGGCGGGCAATGCCGTGAGGCCCGGTGAGCAGCGCACCGGCACCCTGGCCGATGCCTCGCGCTTTTTCGGCAAGCTCACCTGGCAGATCAGCCCTCTGGATCAGGCCAGCTTCAGCTACAACCACGATCCCCTGAGCTCGGACAACCTGGTGGATCCCAACACGCGCACCAACCGCGGCAACCGGCTGGAGCAGGGCGGCAGCCGGTACCTGGCCACCTACTCGCATCAGTTCGACAACCTCTTCCTGGATCTGCGCGCTTCCCGGCACGAGGAGGAGAACAGCACCGTGGCCCTCTACACGGGAGATGGGCCGTACAACAACATCCTTTCTGCCACACCCATTTCCGGCTCGCAGAAATTCCTCGGCGACAGTTCTTCCGAAGACGTGCGCAAGGATGTGCGCACGGAACTGCGCGGAGATGTCACCTGGCTTTTCACCGCGCTGGGCACCCACACGCTCAAAGGCGGTGTCCAGGTGGGACAGGAGTCCCTCACCCGCACCACCGGCATCGCCCAGGGCGCTGCCTACGAAAGCTATCTGGGTCCCGTAGCCTGGGGCAACACCGCAGCCCTCGGCGGCAAT
This sequence is a window from Geothrix sp. PMB-07. Protein-coding genes within it:
- a CDS encoding immunoglobulin domain-containing protein; translation: MLARRFVYTLVCLGMLGSFVLGAPISSASATAIPQMEETRGPDSFGPQDRHQPAHLTILTQPASQTALLGQRVTFKVVATGRPSWLSYQWRKNGHRVGWDSPTLTIHEVHAHSAGTYTVTVSNITGHVVSAPAVLTVNLPPQIQAQPQGQTVVLGAPASLSVTASGSGTLSYQWRKGGVALTGATLANLNLPAVTATDAGLYDVVVTNTLNGTITSTSSKSTLLQVNLPPVISTQPASLNLVQGSAATFSVKASVQPGGSLGYQWRKGGAPLAGATGSSYAIASVQASDAGSYDVLVTNTLNGTLTATQSAPAALGVNVPPVITLQPQSQTVDQGTPVSFSVAATSDVGGVLSYQWRKDLAAIPGATQATFGLASAAGADAGTYDVVVTSTLNGTTVSSTSLAALLKVNTPPTILVQPQTQTVLPPDPVTFTVSAKANNGGILSYVWKKDGAILNGATSASYTVASTEFATNADAYSVTVSEGNLSTESVTVNAVASVSSPTYAGDPVPVPSRPLTVLPSFHVNAVNFPNGAFRLGYDESLKNPVWTAYVNFPVHLPYANSTADYKADPRLAAPQVGKDDYTGIYTGGASYPDSYDRGHQVPRADVSYRYTPVAGDDATIMSNLVPQISQFNQQTWQKLEDAIGGTQGGDTDGLTSFKGRIWVYTGSVFPSAPTWWHSRVTPGLNIAIPVACYKIVVHETTPGHPEVLAMLMPNTWGLANSTATLTGFVTSVAHLESITGLDFFPNLATVAPGLDIPTWKATVDARGWRPPFEQAVGPNVHMIQPSYDTTIDLGTELSFAGAATPNSSADAATTIASTTWTFGDATPSSTGLNTTHLYTSTGTFSASFSASDSLGSSNSITRVIRVIPPASSNAAPTTTPALLPDQTTTTGQAATVSFIVADDRTLARDLQVSAASDNAILLPATGIQVTNASGAVTLVLTPAAGQTGSTTVTVRITDGDGSTATRTFLFKVDPAATNTLTEGFESGTKTGYATGNVTFPSGVWTLNDALVGTSATDRKTGLQSLRVRNGILTMAFDYPKGAQTVSVNHAKFGTDANSTWELWYSTNSGGTWTLAGPPVVSSSIDLTPAVFTLNVQGPIRFEFRKTAGGTTRFNLDDFQIQGY
- a CDS encoding NADPH-dependent FMN reductase, encoding MRVLALSGSLRAQSLNARVLREAARLAPDGMDFSFWERLDDLPHFSPERDEDPLPPAVADLRARVREADALLFCTPEYIHAMPAVLKNLLEWVVSSGACVGKPTAAWSVSPSLEGGARAQASLVHTLEVMSAKVVPEASLCLTLAHSGLDGDGHLRKQEQATLLCKALRELSFHAS
- a CDS encoding carboxypeptidase regulatory-like domain-containing protein yields the protein MFLPPSSRSRIALLLTASTALFASSAGEGGLAIHVLDPAGKPVPGAQVVVASPTQIGGAKQLLSDASGRARFVRLSPGDFQVVVSAPGLQTITLPQVPVRVDQTTAADVVLREVAGATVPVTDAIRLVDATTVTAGTQFTQENLDGLPVGRDQLSTIALAPGVLALPSNVTGSTANPGLLFGLNRTSGGSASGGANGARNNTYLIDGVDVTNPETGTGRTQLPPELIQVQDIKTGGITAEYSARAGLFSNVTTKSGGNAFAGGLSFQERSPSFQSSPAPGRLDVAKRTTTDVNVWALGPILQDKLWYVVDAQKVKDTVEVHPPAGNAVRPGEQRTGTLADASRFFGKLTWQISPLDQASFSYNHDPLSSDNLVDPNTRTNRGNRLEQGGSRYLATYSHQFDNLFLDLRASRHEEENSTVALYTGDGPYNNILSATPISGSQKFLGDSSSEDVRKDVRTELRGDVTWLFTALGTHTLKGGVQVGQESLTRTTGIAQGAAYESYLGPVAWGNTAALGGNINGFKNKVVAAINANTALVNSLTGAGFHPTGPGGTFVSTDLNGYLFNTANPLGGYYSYRNILESKNASTPKMEKRGLYLQDQWQLGTFTLNPGIRLDDYTYVADDGSRLFKTGFNAAPRVGLAWDVKGDGRSKAYAYYGRYVDPIKLDMVRFTGSLTSSVNLEQAYIQNQWLTFNTRGGKKTLDAVFADTFKLPKTDELRLGYTQEFAGNYSFEVAGTWRRDFDIVEDWDITLFTDRTLLESEARSVFGIGATPTPTAAQQHAIDLYRSLYIDPSYFSGGGFTGTQNVQRAKTGALNYMLGNLPGGERKYRSLELTLNRKDADHWSGFSTLSFVHADGNSYSSGDAGRQADNAQWDPRLPYMNGRLAGSISWAFKAYGAYHWDNGLRVGANFLAYSGFAYARGLVGGGLDAAPALDQIDSPRQIHWTPRFYQLDVRVSYGRNITQQVRGEVFLDLFNVLNRQSATGLAESNNLWGAAPVADTPYQYQAPRNAVLGARVTF